The following coding sequences are from one Coffea arabica cultivar ET-39 chromosome 11e, Coffea Arabica ET-39 HiFi, whole genome shotgun sequence window:
- the LOC113718892 gene encoding histone chaperone ASF1B-like: MSAVNITDVTVLGNPAPFLNPLQFEISYECLVPLKDDLEWKLTYVGSAEDETYDQLLESALVGPINVGKYRFVFEADPPDQAKIREEDIVGVTVILLTCSYVGQEFVRVGYYVNNDYDDEQLREEPPQKVLIDRLQRNILVDKPRVTKFPINFYPHNDDNGEQPQEYSTDTATGITHVEEQVSSPDHHSEVQLP; the protein is encoded by the exons ATGAGCGCTGTCAATATCACAGATGTCACAGTTCTGGGTAATCCGGCGCCATTTTTGAACCCTCTCCAATTTGAAATCTCCTACGAATGCTTGGTTCCCCTCAAAGATG ATTTGGAATGGAAGCTAACTTATGTAGGATCTGCTGAGGATGAAACATATGACCAGCTACTAGAGAGTGCACTTGTTGGACCAATTAATGTTGGCAAGTATCGATTTGTTTTTGAG GCAGATCCACCCGACCAAGCGAAAATTCGTGAAGAGGATATTGTTGGTGTCACAGTAATTCTGCTGACATGTTCTTATGTTGGACAAGAATTTGTTCGAGTGGGATATTATGTTAACAATGACTATGATGATGAGCAGCTAAGAGAGGAGCCACCTCAAAAGGTTTTGATTGACAGGCTTCAAAGGAACATTCTGGTCGACAAGCCCAGAGTTACAAAGTTTCCAATAAATTTTTATCCCCATAACGATGATAATGGTGAACAGCCCCAGGAATATTCTACTGACACTGCTACAGGCATTACTCATGTGGAAGAACAAGTTTCATCGCCTGATCATCACTCTGAGGTGCAACTTCCTTGA
- the LOC113718575 gene encoding probable CCR4-associated factor 1 homolog 9: MEGKLIVVRKLYAYNLRADFSIIEQNLATYRFIAVDTEFPGTIFRSQEPYHQLSPEENYQLMKENVNSLKLTQLGLTLSDSSGKLPNLVTDSYFIWEFQSFEST; the protein is encoded by the coding sequence ATGGAGGGAAAGCTGATTGTAGTTAGAAAGTTGTATGCATACAATTTAAGGGCAGACTTTTCCATCATTGAGCAAAATCTTGCAACTTATCGCTTCATAGCGGTAGATACAGAGTTTCCAGGAACAATATTTCGCAGCCAAGAACCTTATCACCAGCTCTCACCTGAAGAAAATTACCAGTTGATGAAAGAGAATGTCAACAGTCTAAAACTTACTCAGTTGGGCCTTACGCTATCAGACTCGAGTGGCAAGCTTCCTAATTTGGTTACTGATAGTTATTTCATATGGGAATTTCAATCTTTTGAAAGCACATGA
- the LOC113718674 gene encoding protein DETOXIFICATION 16-like → MDRYDSSPVAPLIPSQGRSHWIDREVSEQGCYRGEIIEEVKRQLGLALPLIAVSILQYCLQIISIMFVGHLGELPLSSTSMATSFASVTGFNVLLGMGSALETLCGQAYGAKQYRMLGIYTQRGMIVLLVLSIFLALIWFYTDHILIVLGQDQEISIEAGKFNRSMIPGLFAYALLQCINRFLQTQNIVFPMMMSSGITALFHVLLCWFLVFKTGFGNRGAALANGISYWVNVFLLTVYIKFSPACSSTWTGFSQEALLGIVSFIKLAIPSAIMICLEYWSFEMVVLLSGLLPNPKLETSVLSISLNTCWMVYMISVGLGAAISTRVSNELGAGNPQGARLALGVVVIVALTEGAIVGTTTILVRHIWGKLYSNEEEVVRYVAKMLPLLALSDFFDGFQCVLSGAARGCGWQNLCAFINLGAYYIVGIPSAVLLAFFFHIGGMGLWMGIICGLSVQVVALVTVNLCTDWDNEARMAVNRIQSCSIPEE, encoded by the exons ATGGACAGATATGACTCGAGCCCTGTAGCCCCTTTGATCCCAAGCCAAGGCAGAAGCCACTGGATTGATAGAGAGGTATCTGAACAAGGTTGTTATAGAGGGGAGATTATTGAAGAAGTAAAGAGGCAGCTAGGACTAGCACTGCCTCTGATTGCAGTGAGCATTCTGCAGTACTGTTTACAAATTATTTCGATCATGTTTGTCGGCCATCTTGGGGAGCTGCCTCTTTCAAGTACTTCGATGGCTACTTCCTTCGCTTCAGTCACTGGATTCAACGTATTG TTAGGAATGGGAAGTGCACTGGAAACGCTATGTGGACAAGCTTATGGAGCCAAACAGTATCGCATGCTTGGCATCTATACGCAGCGAGGGATGATAGTTCTTCTAGTGTTAAGCATTTTCCTTGCATTGATTTGGTTCTACACAGACCACATTCTAATAGTTCTTGGTCAAGATCAGGAGATATCTATTGAAGCTGGGAAATTTAATCGGTCAATGATACCAGGCCTTTTTGCCTATGCCCTCCTTCAATGCATCAACAGATTTTTACAGACTCAAAATATTGTGTTTCCTATGATGATGAGCTCTGGCATTACAGCGTTATTTCATGTTCTTTTATGCTGGTTTCTTGTGTTCAAAACTGGATTTGGAAACAGAGGAGCTGCTCTTGCAAATGGCATATCATATTGGGTTAATGTGTTTTTGCTGACGGTGTACATCAAGTTTTCACCAGCTTGCTCAAGTACTTGGACTGGCTTCTCTCAAGAGGCCTTGCTTGGTATCGTCAGTTTTATAAAACTTGCAATTCCTTCAGCTATCATGATTTG TTTGGAGTATTGGTCATTTGAGATGGTTGTTCTATTATCTGGTcttttgccaaatccaaaactaGAAACATCAGTCCTATCTATCAG CCTCAATACATGTTGGATGGTCTATATGATCTCTGTCGGTCTTGGTGCTGCCATAAG TACGAGAGTTTCAAATGAATTGGGCGCTGGAAATCCACAAGGCGCGCGCTTAGCATTGGGTGTGGTAGTCATAGTGGCCCTTACAGAGGGCGCAATTGTTGGAACAACAACCATTCTGGTTCGGCATATATGGGGAAAGCTCTATAGCAATGAAGAAgaggtggttagatatgtggcTAAGATGTTGCCTCTTCTTGCACTATCTGACTTCTTTGATGGATTCCAATGTGTCTTATCAG GGGCTGCAAGAGGATGTGGATGGCAAAACCTCTGTGCATTTATCAACCTTGGAGCTTATTATATTGTAGGAATACCTTCAGCTGTTCTGCTTGCTTTCTTCTTCCACATTGGAGGCATG GGACTTTGGATGGGAATCATATGTGGCCTTTCAGTGCAAGTTGTAGCACTTGTTACAGTAAACCTGTGCACTGATTGGGATAATGAG GCAAGAATGGCAGTGAATAGAATTCAAAGTTGCAGCATACCAGAGGAATAA
- the LOC140004002 gene encoding protein DETOXIFICATION 12-like, producing MEEGLLVKEREVKRERLTWGVIGQEAKRLCYIAGPMAAVTLSQFLLPMISLMMVGHLGELSLSSSSIAISFCNVIGFSVLLGMASALETLCGQAYGAQQYKKLGTQTYTAIFCLLIVCIPLSIIWIYLGRILILVGQDPLISHEAGTFATWLIPALFGYATLQPLIRFFQMQSLTFPMFIISCITIVFHTVLSWVLVYKSGLQNHGAALAMDVSMWFNVIILGLYMSYCSSCAQTRAPISMEMFHGVKEFFRFAIPSAVMICLEWWSYELMILSSGLLPNPELETSVLSVCLSTISTLYSIPYGLSAAVSTRVSNELGAGNSEGARIPVICAVILAFTEMIIVNTALFASRHVFGYVLSGDKEVVDYVTIMAPLVCLSVVMDSFQGTLSGVARGCGWQHIGAYINLASFYLVGIPIALALGFVAKLEGKGLWIGILSGATVQTLLLSIVTACTNWEKQAIKAKERLFQEKIPAEDGPI from the exons atggaagaaGGGTTGTTGGTGAAAGAGAGAGAAGTGAAGAGGGAAAGGCTGACATGGGGTGTTATAGGCCAAGAAGCGAAGAGACTTTGCTACATAGCAGGACCTATGGCGGCTGTGACTCTATCCCAGTTCTTGCTCCCGATGATATCTTTGATGATGGTTGGGCACTTGGGTGAACTCTCACTTTCTAGCTCCTCCATAGCCATTTCCTTTTGCAATGTTATTGGCTTCAGCGTTCTT TTAGGAATGGCAAGTGCACTGGAAACTCTATGTGGGCAAGCCTATGGAGCTCAGCAATATAAAAAACTTGGAACTCAGACATATACAGCAATATTTTGTCTTCTCATTGTTTGTATCCCACTCTCAATCATATGGATATACTTGGGACGGATACTCATTTTGGTTGGACAAGATCCTCTGATTTCACATGAAGCTGGAACATTTGCTACATGGCTTATTCCTGCTCTCTTTGGCTATGCAACTCTTCAGCCACTTATTCGATTCTTTCAAATGCAAAGTCTGACCTTTCCCATGTTCATAATTTCCTGCATCACAATTGTTTTCCACACAGTTCTTTCTTGGGTGCTTGTCTATAAGTCTGGATTGCAGAACCATGGAGCTGCATTAGCTATGGACGTTTCAATGTGGTTCAATGTTATTATCCTTGGTTTGTACATGAGCTACTGTTCCTCCTGTGCACAAACCCGTGCTCCAATTTCAATGGAGATGTTTCATGGTGTGAAAGAATTTTTCCGCTTTGCTATTCCGTCTGCTGTCATGATTTG CCTTGAATGGTGGTCATATGAGCTTATGATTTTGTCGTCTGGCCTTCTGCCAAATCCGGAGCTTGAAACTTCAGTCCTGTCTGTATG CCTCAGTACCATTTCGACACTCTATTCAATACCATATGGACTTTCTGCTGCTGTAAG CACCAGAGTGTCAAATGAGTTAGGAGCAGGAAACTCAGAAGGCGCTCGAATTCCTGTAATTTGTGCCGTAATCCTTGCCTTCACAGAGATGATAATAGTGAATACAGCCCTTTTTGCTAGCCGGCACGTATTTGGCTATGTCCTTAGCGGTGACAAGGAAGTTGTGGATTATGTCACAAttatggctcctcttgtttgtctATCTGTTGTAATGGACAGTTTCCAAGGAACCCTTTCAG GTGTTGCTAGAGGATGTGGCTGGCAGCATATAGGAGCCTATATCAATCTTGCATCATTTTATCTAGTTGGAATTCCTATTGCTCTTGCATTAGGATTTGTCGCAAAGTTAGAAGGGAAAGGTCTATGGATTGGAATCCTATCCGGTGCCACTGTGCAAACTCTACTGCTATCCATAGTAACAGCTTGCACAAATTGGGAAAAACAG GCAATAAAGGCGAAAGAGAGGCTGTTCCAGGAAAAAATTCCGGCTGAAGATGGACCAATTTGA